Proteins found in one Vulgatibacter sp. genomic segment:
- a CDS encoding acyl-CoA thioesterase — protein MVATEIRVIYGDTDRMGVVYYANYLRYFEAGRNEYLRAAGARYRDVEAECGVMFPVVEANVRYKHPARYDDHVRVETRITELKRASLRFEYRVVRVEDERLLVEGHTVHACIDRDHKPTKLPERIVGLLRAGENLPG, from the coding sequence GTGGTTGCGACCGAGATCCGGGTCATCTACGGCGACACCGATCGCATGGGTGTCGTCTACTACGCCAACTACCTCCGCTACTTCGAAGCGGGTCGGAACGAATACCTGCGTGCAGCCGGTGCCCGCTACCGCGACGTCGAGGCCGAGTGCGGCGTGATGTTCCCGGTGGTGGAGGCCAACGTCCGCTACAAGCACCCGGCGCGCTACGACGACCACGTCCGCGTCGAGACCCGGATCACCGAGCTCAAGCGCGCCTCGCTGCGCTTCGAGTACCGGGTGGTCCGCGTCGAGGACGAGCGGCTGCTGGTGGAGGGCCATACGGTCCACGCCTGCATCGATCGCGATCACAAGCCGACGAAGCTCCCGGAACGGATCGTGGGGCTTCTGCGCGCTGGCGAGAACTTGCCCGGCTGA